The Kitasatospora sp. NBC_00374 genome has a segment encoding these proteins:
- a CDS encoding HAD-IC family P-type ATPase: MTHPAEDPSGVGSASLGARPALAAPGAHATGPRPQRAVGLTAAEVAERVARGQVNDVPVRSSRSAREIVRANVFTRFNAIIGVMFGIILVVGPIQDGLFGLVIVANTAIGIVQELRAKKTLDSLALIGEARPQVRRDGTAQAVPTGGIVLDDTVLLGIGDKVVVDGRVTESDGLEIDESLLTGEPDPVLKHPGDEVMSGSFVVAGAGAFTATKVGRQAYAAQLAEEASRFTLVRSELRSGINDILRFITYLLIPTAIGLVISQLTVEGNDWREAVRRMVAGIVPMVPEGLVLLTSVAFAIGVIRLGRRQCLVQELPAIEGLARVDTVCLDKTGTLTEGGMDVVELRPLRSADARRSADDRPGPGGPPAGHAFADPELLGQALGAMGGADSRPNPSMQAVIDAYGPPPDGHWRVLEAMPFSSARKWSGVQLLEPQGTEGSWLLGAPDVLLPAGDPALAEVDELGARGLRVLLLGRTTVALDAPDPAAGLEPLALLVLQQRLRDDAAPTLRYFESQRVRAKVISGDSAVSVGAVASHLGLAGAERPVDARDLPADGEALAEAVDLTSVFGRVTPQQKRDLVGALQSRGHTVAMTGDGVNDVLALKDADIGVAMGTGSDATRAVAQIVLLDDRFATLPSVVAEGRRVIGNIERVANLFLVKTVYSVLLALLVVFTNVPYPFLPRHSTVLSTLTIGVPAFFLALAPNNERARTGFVRRVLRLAVPGGVIAGTATFAAYMVARANDSTDLEADTSVATLTLFIVAIWVLAIVARPYTWWRLLLIATMCGAFTLVLVVPWLSEFFQLSLSGVRDPWVGVGIAVVAGLLLEVVWRVIVRRTDA; encoded by the coding sequence ATGACGCACCCCGCGGAAGACCCCTCCGGCGTCGGGAGCGCCAGTCTCGGCGCCCGGCCCGCCCTGGCCGCCCCCGGCGCCCACGCGACCGGTCCCCGGCCGCAGCGGGCCGTCGGCCTGACCGCGGCGGAGGTGGCCGAGCGGGTCGCACGCGGCCAGGTCAACGACGTGCCGGTACGTTCCAGCCGGTCGGCCAGGGAGATCGTCCGGGCCAACGTCTTCACCCGGTTCAACGCGATCATCGGCGTCATGTTCGGCATCATCCTGGTGGTCGGACCGATCCAGGACGGCCTGTTCGGGCTCGTCATCGTCGCCAACACGGCGATCGGCATCGTCCAGGAGCTGCGGGCCAAGAAGACCCTGGACAGCCTCGCCCTGATCGGCGAGGCCAGGCCCCAGGTCCGCCGCGACGGCACGGCGCAGGCGGTGCCCACCGGCGGGATCGTCCTCGACGACACCGTGCTGCTCGGCATCGGCGACAAGGTCGTGGTGGACGGCCGGGTGACCGAGTCGGACGGCCTGGAGATCGACGAGTCGCTGCTCACCGGTGAACCGGACCCGGTGCTCAAGCACCCCGGTGACGAGGTGATGTCCGGCAGTTTCGTGGTGGCCGGCGCCGGGGCGTTCACCGCCACCAAGGTCGGGCGACAGGCGTACGCGGCGCAGCTGGCCGAGGAGGCGAGCCGGTTCACGCTGGTGCGCTCGGAGCTGCGCAGCGGGATCAACGACATCCTGCGGTTCATCACGTACCTGTTGATCCCGACCGCGATCGGCCTGGTCATCAGCCAGCTGACGGTGGAGGGCAACGACTGGCGGGAGGCGGTCCGCCGGATGGTGGCGGGCATCGTGCCGATGGTGCCGGAGGGACTGGTGCTGCTGACCTCGGTGGCGTTCGCGATCGGGGTGATCCGGCTGGGCCGCCGCCAGTGCCTGGTCCAGGAGTTGCCGGCGATCGAGGGCCTGGCCCGGGTCGACACGGTCTGCCTGGACAAGACCGGCACGCTCACCGAGGGCGGTATGGACGTGGTCGAGCTGCGGCCGCTGCGGAGCGCCGACGCCCGGCGGAGCGCGGACGACCGGCCCGGGCCGGGCGGGCCGCCGGCGGGCCACGCCTTCGCGGACCCCGAGCTCCTCGGGCAGGCGCTGGGCGCGATGGGTGGCGCGGACTCCCGGCCGAACCCGAGCATGCAGGCGGTGATCGACGCCTACGGCCCGCCGCCGGACGGGCACTGGCGGGTGCTGGAGGCGATGCCGTTCTCGTCCGCCCGCAAGTGGAGCGGGGTGCAGTTGCTGGAGCCGCAGGGCACCGAGGGGAGCTGGCTGCTGGGCGCTCCGGACGTCCTGCTGCCGGCCGGTGACCCGGCCCTGGCGGAGGTGGACGAGCTGGGCGCCAGAGGTCTGCGGGTGCTGCTGCTGGGCCGGACGACGGTCGCGCTGGACGCGCCGGACCCGGCCGCCGGGCTGGAACCGCTGGCGCTGCTGGTGCTGCAGCAGCGGCTGCGCGACGACGCGGCGCCCACGCTGCGCTACTTCGAGAGCCAGCGGGTCCGGGCGAAGGTGATCTCGGGCGACAGCGCGGTCTCGGTCGGCGCGGTGGCCTCGCATCTGGGCCTGGCGGGGGCGGAGCGGCCGGTGGACGCCCGGGACCTGCCGGCGGACGGCGAGGCGCTGGCCGAGGCGGTCGACCTGACCAGCGTGTTCGGACGGGTGACGCCGCAGCAGAAGCGGGACCTGGTCGGCGCGCTGCAGTCGCGCGGGCACACCGTGGCGATGACCGGCGACGGCGTCAACGACGTGCTGGCGCTGAAGGACGCCGACATCGGGGTGGCGATGGGCACCGGCAGCGACGCGACCCGGGCGGTGGCGCAGATCGTACTGCTGGACGACCGGTTCGCCACGCTTCCGTCGGTGGTGGCGGAGGGCCGCCGGGTGATCGGCAACATCGAGCGGGTGGCCAACCTCTTCCTGGTGAAGACGGTGTACTCGGTGCTGCTGGCCCTGCTGGTGGTGTTCACCAACGTGCCGTACCCGTTCCTGCCCCGGCACTCGACGGTGCTGTCCACGCTGACCATCGGGGTACCGGCGTTCTTCCTGGCGCTGGCGCCCAACAACGAGCGGGCGCGGACCGGCTTCGTCCGGCGGGTGCTGCGGCTGGCGGTGCCCGGCGGGGTGATCGCCGGGACGGCGACCTTCGCGGCGTACATGGTGGCGCGGGCCAACGACTCGACCGACCTGGAGGCGGACACCAGCGTGGCGACCCTGACGCTGTTCATCGTGGCGATCTGGGTGCTGGCCATCGTGGCGCGGCCGTACACCTGGTGGCGGCTGCTGCTGATCGCGACGATGTGCGGGGCGTTCACGCTGGTGCTGGTGGTGCCGTGGCTGTCGGAGTTCTTCCAGCTGTCGCTGTCGGGGGTGCGCGATCCCTGGGTGGGGGTAGGTATCGCGGTGGTGGCGGGGTTGTTGCTGGAGGTGGTCTGGCGGGTGATCGTCCGCCGGACGGACGCGTAG
- a CDS encoding sacsin N-terminal ATP-binding-like domain-containing protein, with amino-acid sequence MPPYARQLGGRRQVAVEPRIIGSGTDGQAADVFDTAGLRRRVLDAWTATPARFREDANAEEELALGGYRDRLIVELAQNAADAAARAGTGPGRFRLTLREGVLAAANTGAPPDAAAVESLSTLRASAKRADGDGAVGRFGVGFSAVLAVSDEPAVLGGHGGVRWSLTEAHALAAARPELAEELRRREGHVPLLRLPFLAEGAAPDGYDTVVVLPLRDAAAEDLTRRLLAEIDDALLLTLPGLAEVTVETPDGVRTLTRAATLAEPGGPTLVTITDGDRQARWQTVSRSGEVAPELLADRTTEERARPYWSVTWAVPVTADGTPQPPRTTPVVHAPTPSDEPLGVPALLIAGYPLDSTRRHVAPGPLTDFLTERAAEAYADLLRVRGADLGSLGLVPAPLGQGALDNALRAAILERLPATPFLPHPGTVDEGTPALRPRDATLLEGADHLVVEALAPIFPGLLPAGLERRSELRALAVRRVPLAEVVDQLGGLDREPAWWRNLYAALGGADPESLGALPVPLADGRTVTGPRRVLLPSDAADWAGYEGYPEALAEALELLDLRLAHPEAAHPLLAKLGAGTATPAGVLDTPEVRAAVARSLEVGEDDFDAAVDLADAVLALVKAADATPGGHPWLARLALPDDEGELTRAGELILPDSPLAALAREDDAGYVDDDLLDRWGPDVLAAAGVLSSFALVRAEDVVLDPDDLERLDPTAPADRAAGGRPTGLLDEAPDGLADWCEDVLEALHADDADLGVPPVAAELLAVRDLDLVDDAAWPEALALLARPPYREAVVNPVRTLLPDGSYTDLPPYTAWWLRDHPVLDGREPAGLRAAGADPLLRGLYDEARTTLDELFLHALGVRTTLAALLAEPHGPEELLDRLTDPASEVTHRQLHGIYTALAQLPAERVESLDVVRALTALDEETGRRGDRTVIVDAAEAVVADAPDLVELLHGHPVLPVAPAFAADLAERLHVSLASEVAGGRVLSEGSLHRVPAVVRELLPGCPAAYEEHEELLVVGPDGQEAAVHWRWDTAAPVPELPYDPEDAETADEDDEFEVPPAPGLLHAATPEGLAAGLAWSVGQWHRRFEILAALTEPDRAYELLAARDFES; translated from the coding sequence ATGCCCCCGTACGCACGACAGCTCGGCGGAAGGCGGCAGGTCGCGGTGGAGCCTCGGATCATCGGCAGTGGCACGGACGGACAGGCGGCTGACGTGTTCGACACGGCCGGACTGCGCAGGCGGGTGCTGGACGCCTGGACGGCCACGCCCGCACGGTTCCGCGAGGACGCCAACGCGGAGGAGGAACTGGCCCTCGGCGGCTACCGCGACCGGCTGATCGTCGAGCTTGCCCAGAACGCCGCCGACGCGGCCGCCCGCGCCGGCACCGGCCCCGGCCGCTTCCGGCTGACCCTGCGCGAGGGCGTGCTCGCCGCCGCGAACACCGGCGCCCCGCCGGACGCCGCCGCCGTCGAGTCGCTCTCCACCCTGCGCGCCTCCGCCAAGCGGGCCGACGGCGACGGCGCCGTCGGCCGGTTCGGCGTCGGCTTCTCGGCCGTGCTGGCGGTCAGCGACGAACCGGCCGTGCTCGGCGGCCACGGCGGCGTCCGCTGGTCGCTCACCGAGGCGCACGCGCTCGCCGCGGCCCGGCCCGAACTCGCCGAGGAACTGCGCCGCCGCGAGGGCCACGTCCCGCTGCTGCGCCTGCCGTTCCTGGCCGAGGGCGCCGCCCCCGACGGCTACGACACGGTGGTGGTGCTGCCACTGCGCGACGCCGCCGCCGAGGACCTCACCCGCAGGCTGCTCGCCGAGATCGACGACGCCCTGCTGCTCACCCTGCCGGGCCTCGCCGAGGTCACCGTCGAGACCCCCGACGGCGTGCGCACCCTGACCCGCGCCGCCACGCTCGCGGAGCCCGGCGGCCCGACCCTGGTCACCATCACCGACGGTGACCGGCAGGCCAGGTGGCAGACCGTCAGCCGGTCCGGCGAGGTCGCCCCCGAACTGCTGGCCGACCGCACCACCGAGGAGCGCGCCCGCCCGTACTGGTCGGTGACCTGGGCCGTCCCGGTCACCGCCGACGGCACTCCGCAGCCGCCCCGCACCACCCCCGTGGTGCACGCGCCCACGCCCAGCGACGAGCCGCTCGGCGTGCCCGCCCTGCTGATCGCCGGGTACCCGCTGGACTCCACCCGCCGGCACGTCGCACCCGGCCCGCTCACCGACTTCCTCACCGAGCGCGCCGCCGAGGCCTACGCTGACCTGCTCCGCGTCCGCGGCGCCGACCTCGGCTCGCTCGGCCTGGTGCCCGCCCCGCTCGGCCAGGGCGCGCTCGACAACGCCCTGCGCGCCGCGATCCTGGAGCGGCTGCCCGCCACCCCCTTCCTCCCGCACCCCGGCACGGTGGACGAGGGCACCCCGGCCCTGCGCCCCCGCGACGCCACCCTGCTGGAGGGCGCCGACCACCTGGTGGTGGAGGCGCTCGCCCCGATCTTCCCCGGCCTGCTGCCGGCCGGCCTGGAGCGCCGCAGCGAGCTGCGCGCGCTGGCCGTGCGGCGGGTGCCGCTGGCCGAGGTGGTCGACCAGCTCGGCGGACTGGACCGCGAGCCGGCCTGGTGGCGCAACCTGTACGCGGCGCTCGGCGGGGCCGACCCGGAGTCGCTGGGCGCGCTCCCGGTGCCGCTGGCCGACGGCCGTACGGTCACCGGCCCGCGCCGGGTGCTGCTGCCCTCCGACGCCGCCGACTGGGCCGGCTACGAGGGGTACCCGGAGGCGCTCGCCGAGGCCCTCGAACTGCTCGACCTGCGGCTGGCCCACCCGGAGGCCGCGCACCCGCTGCTCGCCAAGCTGGGCGCCGGCACCGCCACCCCGGCGGGTGTCCTGGACACCCCCGAGGTCCGGGCCGCCGTGGCCCGCTCGCTGGAGGTCGGCGAGGACGACTTCGACGCCGCCGTGGACCTCGCCGACGCCGTGCTCGCCCTGGTCAAGGCCGCCGACGCGACCCCCGGCGGCCACCCCTGGCTGGCCCGGCTCGCGCTGCCCGACGACGAGGGCGAGCTGACCCGGGCTGGCGAGCTGATCCTGCCCGACAGCCCGCTCGCCGCGCTCGCCCGCGAGGACGACGCCGGCTACGTGGACGACGACCTGCTGGACCGCTGGGGCCCCGACGTCCTCGCCGCCGCCGGAGTGCTGTCCAGCTTCGCGCTGGTCCGCGCCGAGGACGTCGTGCTCGACCCGGACGACCTGGAGCGGCTCGACCCGACCGCCCCGGCCGACCGCGCCGCCGGCGGCCGTCCGACCGGCCTGCTGGACGAGGCCCCCGACGGCCTCGCCGACTGGTGCGAGGACGTGCTGGAGGCCCTGCACGCCGACGACGCCGACCTCGGCGTCCCGCCGGTCGCCGCCGAGCTGCTCGCCGTCCGCGACCTCGACCTGGTCGACGACGCGGCCTGGCCCGAGGCGCTCGCCCTGCTGGCCCGGCCGCCGTACCGCGAGGCCGTGGTCAACCCCGTCCGCACCCTGCTGCCCGACGGCAGCTACACCGACCTGCCGCCGTACACCGCCTGGTGGCTGCGCGACCACCCGGTGCTGGACGGCCGCGAGCCGGCCGGCCTGCGGGCCGCCGGCGCCGACCCGCTGCTGCGCGGCCTCTACGACGAGGCCCGCACCACCCTGGACGAGCTGTTCCTGCACGCCCTCGGGGTACGCACCACGCTGGCCGCCCTGCTCGCCGAGCCGCACGGCCCGGAGGAGCTGCTGGACCGGCTCACCGACCCGGCCTCCGAGGTGACGCACCGCCAACTGCACGGCATCTACACCGCGCTGGCCCAGCTGCCGGCCGAGCGGGTGGAGTCGCTGGACGTCGTGCGGGCGCTCACCGCCCTGGACGAGGAGACCGGCCGGCGCGGCGACCGCACGGTGATCGTGGACGCCGCCGAGGCGGTCGTCGCCGACGCCCCCGACCTGGTGGAACTGCTGCACGGCCACCCCGTGCTGCCGGTCGCCCCCGCGTTCGCCGCGGACCTCGCCGAACGGCTGCACGTCTCGCTCGCCAGCGAGGTGGCCGGCGGCCGGGTGCTCTCCGAGGGCAGCCTGCACCGGGTGCCCGCCGTCGTCCGGGAACTGCTGCCCGGCTGCCCCGCCGCGTACGAGGAGCACGAGGAACTGCTGGTCGTCGGCCCGGACGGCCAGGAGGCCGCCGTGCACTGGCGCTGGGACACCGCCGCGCCCGTCCCCGAGCTGCCGTACGACCCCGAGGACGCCGAAACGGCCGACGAGGACGACGAGTTCGAGGTACCCCCGGCACCCGGCCTGCTGCACGCCGCCACCCCCGAGGGGCTCGCGGCCGGCCTGGCCTGGTCGGTTGGCCAGTGGCACCGCCGGTTCGAGATCCTCGCCGCGCTCACCGAGCCCGACCGGGCCTACGAGCTGCTGGCCGCCCGTGACTTCGAGTCCTGA
- a CDS encoding DUF2530 domain-containing protein, with the protein MPKTPLHPSPPPLEANDVAIVGGGTVLWFVAFVALVPFQSSLSEHDHGTWPWICLSGGLLGLIGLWYCVSRRSAIRRDRAAAQAEGPAAENQPG; encoded by the coding sequence ATGCCGAAGACCCCGCTGCACCCCTCCCCTCCGCCGCTGGAGGCCAATGACGTCGCGATCGTCGGCGGTGGCACGGTGCTGTGGTTCGTCGCCTTCGTGGCGCTGGTCCCCTTCCAGAGCTCGCTGTCCGAGCACGACCACGGCACCTGGCCGTGGATCTGCCTGTCCGGCGGCCTGCTCGGGCTGATCGGCCTCTGGTACTGCGTGTCGCGCCGCTCGGCGATCCGGCGCGACCGCGCCGCCGCCCAGGCCGAAGGACCGGCGGCGGAGAACCAGCCGGGCTGA